A genomic window from Paraburkholderia phytofirmans OLGA172 includes:
- a CDS encoding DUF3348 domain-containing protein: protein MVQAPQRTAFSGPALIRLLARLTDVDVPESSQSLSDRLSQWLGWTDAIALSAALNNPPPAGAAGARAFGDAEESECARVRTSLANAIVGDSVLAGARRRGSAAQALPQGAPVDAPVDYAVFRQRYHSMQQTMETAIGNLRGRLRAMLAAKTPAMARLAVVDAVMERALSERERSLLAAVPGLLAGHFERLRQAEQQALADAEASGDAATTKPATPGAWLDAFRKDMQSVLLAELDVRLQPVEGLLAALRTR from the coding sequence ATGGTGCAAGCCCCACAGCGCACAGCTTTCAGTGGCCCGGCGCTCATTCGCTTACTTGCTCGCCTGACGGACGTCGATGTTCCCGAATCCAGCCAATCGCTCTCGGACCGGCTAAGCCAATGGCTCGGCTGGACCGACGCGATCGCGTTGTCCGCGGCGCTGAACAATCCTCCGCCTGCCGGCGCCGCCGGCGCGCGCGCGTTCGGCGACGCTGAAGAGAGCGAGTGCGCCCGCGTGCGCACGTCGTTGGCGAATGCCATCGTCGGCGATAGCGTGTTGGCCGGCGCGAGGCGTCGCGGGTCTGCGGCGCAAGCGCTCCCGCAAGGAGCCCCGGTGGATGCGCCGGTCGATTACGCGGTTTTTCGTCAGCGCTACCACTCCATGCAGCAGACGATGGAGACGGCCATCGGCAACCTGCGCGGCCGTCTGCGGGCCATGTTGGCTGCCAAAACGCCCGCCATGGCCCGGCTCGCGGTGGTGGACGCCGTGATGGAACGCGCGCTCAGCGAGCGTGAACGGAGTCTGCTGGCCGCCGTGCCCGGCTTGCTCGCAGGACACTTCGAGCGTTTGCGCCAAGCGGAGCAACAGGCGCTGGCCGACGCTGAAGCCTCGGGGGACGCCGCAACCACCAAACCCGCCACGCCCGGCGCCTGGCTGGACGCGTTCCGCAAGGATATGCAGAGCGTGTTGCTTGCCGAACTGGATGTTCGTTTACAACCGGTCGAAGGGTTGCTCGCGGCCCTTCGCACCCGCTAA
- a CDS encoding DUF802 domain-containing protein, which yields MSRYLNLVVFLVGLAAVCWIGAGYVGSNALALAVTMLIGVCYLAGALELRRYGEATSTLARAAADMSGPPPSLGAWLEPLHPSLRNAVRLRVEGERVALPGPALTPYLVGLLVLLGMLGTLLGMVATLRGTGMALESATDLQAIRDSLAAPVKGLGFAFGTSIAGVATSAMLGLLSALCRRERIDAAQMLDVKIATTLRIYSQTHQREESFKLLQRQAEVMPTLVDRLQAMMAAIEQQSLALNERQIASQNVFHSKAEAAYTRLAASVEQSLKESVAESTRAASAALQPVMEATMAGLARETTALHNTVTHAVQRQLDGLSTGFEATTTTVADIWNKALERQQRSSEALAQHLGTSLDRFTETFEQRSAGLLDGVAARLDATAGSVSAAWHEALSRQEQVSEKLAGHNQQALAAAAAAFEQHSASLLRTVGQSHTDLQTELASRDQQRLAVWTETLGSMATTLGKEWEQAGAHTASRQQEICDVLAQTARDISAQTQAHASSTIAEIDRLVQAAAEAPKAAADLQAELAARDQQRLAAWTETLGSMATTLSKEWEQVGAHTASRQQQICDTLAQTAHDISAQTQAHASSTIAEIAQLVQAASEAPRAAAEVVAELRQKLSDSMVRDTAMLEERSRLLATLETLLDAVNHASTEQRTAVDALVATSADLLDRVGTRFTDKVELETGKLGAVAAQVTGSAVEVASLGEAFGAAVQLFGESNTTLVAHLQRIEAALDKSLARSDEQLAYYVAQAREVIDLSMMSQRQIVEDLQHLAGKRASAGAEAA from the coding sequence ATGTCCAGATATCTCAATCTCGTTGTTTTTCTGGTAGGTCTGGCCGCTGTGTGCTGGATCGGTGCCGGCTACGTCGGCTCGAACGCGCTGGCATTGGCGGTCACGATGTTGATCGGCGTTTGCTACCTGGCGGGCGCGCTCGAACTGCGGCGCTACGGCGAGGCCACTTCCACATTGGCGCGTGCGGCCGCGGACATGTCCGGGCCGCCGCCCAGCCTGGGCGCCTGGCTTGAGCCGCTGCATCCCAGCCTGCGCAACGCAGTACGCCTGCGCGTCGAGGGTGAACGTGTGGCCTTGCCGGGCCCGGCGCTGACGCCGTATCTGGTCGGCTTGCTCGTGCTGCTGGGCATGCTCGGCACGCTCCTCGGCATGGTGGCGACCCTGCGGGGCACCGGCATGGCGCTGGAAAGCGCGACGGACCTGCAGGCTATCCGCGATTCGCTCGCCGCACCGGTCAAGGGGCTGGGCTTCGCGTTCGGCACCTCGATTGCGGGCGTGGCCACCTCCGCGATGCTGGGGCTGCTGTCGGCGTTGTGCCGGCGCGAGCGGATCGATGCCGCGCAGATGCTCGACGTGAAGATTGCGACAACCTTGCGCATCTACTCGCAGACCCATCAGCGCGAGGAAAGCTTCAAGCTTCTGCAGCGGCAGGCCGAGGTGATGCCCACCCTCGTCGATCGTCTGCAGGCGATGATGGCGGCCATCGAGCAACAGAGCCTCGCCTTGAACGAGCGGCAGATCGCCAGCCAGAACGTCTTCCACAGCAAGGCCGAGGCGGCCTACACGCGCCTTGCTGCCTCCGTGGAGCAGTCGTTGAAGGAGAGCGTCGCCGAAAGCACCCGCGCCGCCAGCGCGGCGCTGCAGCCGGTCATGGAGGCCACGATGGCGGGCCTCGCACGTGAGACAACCGCACTGCACAATACCGTCACGCACGCCGTGCAGCGGCAGTTGGACGGGCTCTCGACCGGCTTCGAGGCCACCACCACCACCGTCGCGGACATCTGGAACAAAGCCCTGGAGCGGCAGCAGCGCTCGAGCGAGGCGCTCGCCCAACATCTGGGCACGTCGCTGGATCGCTTCACCGAGACCTTCGAGCAACGCTCGGCCGGCCTGCTGGATGGCGTCGCCGCACGCCTCGACGCAACGGCTGGCAGCGTGTCGGCAGCATGGCACGAGGCGCTGTCACGACAAGAACAGGTCAGCGAGAAGCTGGCGGGCCACAACCAGCAAGCCCTGGCGGCCGCCGCTGCGGCCTTCGAGCAGCACTCGGCGTCGCTGCTACGCACAGTGGGCCAATCGCATACGGACTTGCAGACGGAATTGGCCTCGCGAGACCAGCAACGATTGGCGGTCTGGACCGAGACGCTCGGTTCGATGGCCACGACCTTGGGCAAGGAATGGGAGCAGGCCGGCGCGCACACCGCGAGCCGGCAGCAGGAAATCTGCGACGTCCTCGCACAGACCGCGCGCGACATCTCGGCCCAGACACAGGCGCACGCGAGCAGCACGATCGCCGAGATCGACCGGCTCGTGCAAGCGGCGGCGGAAGCCCCCAAGGCCGCGGCCGACCTGCAGGCAGAACTCGCCGCCCGGGACCAGCAGCGGTTGGCCGCATGGACCGAGACGCTCGGTTCCATGGCCACGACGTTGAGCAAGGAATGGGAGCAGGTCGGCGCGCACACCGCAAGCCGGCAGCAGCAGATCTGCGACACGCTGGCACAAACGGCACACGACATCTCAGCTCAGACGCAGGCGCACGCAAGCAGCACGATCGCCGAGATCGCCCAACTCGTGCAAGCCGCGTCGGAAGCACCCAGGGCCGCAGCGGAAGTCGTCGCCGAACTGCGTCAGAAGCTCTCCGACAGCATGGTCCGCGATACCGCGATGCTGGAAGAGCGCAGCCGACTGCTGGCAACGCTGGAAACCCTGCTCGATGCCGTGAACCATGCCTCCACCGAGCAGCGCACAGCCGTCGACGCGCTGGTCGCCACATCGGCGGATCTGCTGGATCGTGTCGGCACCCGTTTCACCGATAAGGTCGAACTCGAGACCGGGAAGCTGGGCGCGGTGGCCGCGCAAGTCACCGGCAGCGCCGTCGAAGTGGCAAGCCTCGGCGAAGCATTCGGCGCGGCCGTCCAGTTGTTCGGCGAGTCGAACACCACGCTGGTCGCGCATCTGCAGCGTATCGAAGCCGCGCTGGACAAGTCCCTCGCGCGCAGTGACGAGCAATTGGCTTATTACGTGGCCCAGGCGAGAGAAGTCATCGACCTGAGCATGATGTCGCAGAGGCAGATCGTCGAAGACCTGCAGCACCTCGCGGGCAAGCGGGCGTCCGCGGGAGCTGAAGCGGCATGA
- a CDS encoding OmpA family protein, translating to MSEEIDGGMETTAPIWPVFGDLMSVLLGAFVLILVGVIGVQLELSTRLEQEVKQRQLETQRRKTLEQALAGPLAAGRVTLVNGRIGINGSVLFALNSDQLQPAGRDVLKSLAGPLSAYLRANDEILMVSGFTDDRQVREANRRFADNWELSAQRALTVTRALIDEGVPASSVFAAAFGAQQPVSSNADDQGRAKNRRVEIAPVPRPSSATVKSLE from the coding sequence ATGAGCGAGGAAATCGACGGCGGCATGGAGACCACGGCGCCCATCTGGCCCGTGTTCGGCGATCTGATGTCGGTGCTGCTGGGCGCTTTCGTGCTGATTTTGGTGGGCGTCATCGGCGTTCAACTGGAACTCTCGACCCGGCTGGAGCAGGAGGTCAAGCAGCGTCAGCTGGAAACGCAGCGCCGCAAGACTCTGGAACAGGCACTGGCAGGGCCGCTGGCAGCGGGCCGGGTGACGCTGGTCAACGGGCGCATCGGCATCAACGGCAGCGTGTTGTTCGCGTTGAACTCCGATCAATTGCAGCCCGCAGGCCGGGACGTCCTGAAGAGCCTGGCGGGGCCGCTGTCCGCTTATCTCCGGGCCAATGACGAGATCCTGATGGTGAGCGGCTTTACCGACGACCGGCAAGTGCGCGAGGCTAACCGCCGCTTTGCCGACAACTGGGAGCTGTCGGCCCAGCGCGCGTTGACGGTGACCCGCGCGTTGATCGATGAAGGGGTTCCCGCTTCGTCCGTATTTGCGGCTGCGTTCGGCGCCCAGCAGCCCGTCAGCTCGAATGCCGACGACCAGGGCCGGGCCAAGAACCGGCGAGTGGAAATAGCGCCGGTTCCGAGGCCTTCGAGCGCAACGGTGAAGTCCCTTGAGTAG
- a CDS encoding DUF2894 domain-containing protein — protein MSSETSENGGASRVASSARATLDAWRERGADRLDPIRFHFIEALDRRAASHNGEVRRLLDDRLSKLIEAYAGDLARTASKVADGGTGTGTGTGTAASSSEPARGALAALIGYIASHASADGTGPATGDAAPRRPAYPELEALEYFRETWSKVRSEKQLRQSLKKAPGNAGPLNSSSLVHRSLSLMRELSPGYLQQFLSYVDALSWMEQMNGGSASPAKDAPRTASARKSARGKPR, from the coding sequence TTGAGTAGCGAGACTAGTGAGAACGGTGGCGCTAGCCGCGTGGCAAGCAGCGCCCGGGCAACGCTCGACGCATGGCGCGAGCGCGGCGCCGATCGTCTGGATCCCATCCGCTTTCATTTCATCGAGGCGCTGGATCGGCGTGCAGCGAGCCACAACGGCGAAGTGCGGCGTCTGCTGGACGACAGGCTGTCCAAACTGATCGAGGCCTATGCGGGTGATCTCGCGCGTACGGCATCCAAGGTTGCCGATGGTGGCACTGGCACTGGCACTGGCACTGGCACCGCGGCATCATCCAGCGAACCCGCACGCGGAGCGCTGGCCGCACTGATCGGCTACATCGCCAGCCACGCGTCGGCAGATGGAACCGGCCCTGCAACGGGTGACGCCGCGCCCCGGCGCCCCGCTTATCCGGAACTGGAGGCGCTCGAGTACTTCAGGGAGACCTGGTCCAAGGTCCGGTCCGAGAAACAGTTGCGGCAGTCGCTCAAGAAAGCGCCGGGTAATGCCGGTCCGCTCAATTCGAGCAGCCTTGTGCATCGGTCGCTCTCGCTAATGCGCGAGCTGTCGCCCGGGTATCTCCAGCAGTTCCTGTCGTACGTCGACGCCTTGTCGTGGATGGAGCAGATGAACGGCGGCAGCGCCTCGCCGGCAAAAGATGCGCCTCGTACTGCGAGCGCCAGGAAGAGTGCCCGAGGCAAACCCCGTTAG
- a CDS encoding putative bifunctional diguanylate cyclase/phosphodiesterase: protein MAFSEPRSPFFKWLVSSAQNLSADNRQILLANLFTRTASIVFASICEISVCATAYYLYPRALYAWWGSAVAALLITRLTLIRQCCRRSARNLPTPTSAFLFASLLWAALFGFGTFLCNTSGNQTLFLLGNVCAVGVIGGLAGRNAGTPRLVLLQISFILALLGWGAALSPGSGKLVLLFQAPFCAAGFFTVALRSNRDTVALLLARESSHRLAHHDSLTGLPNRARITELLLERTAAGSLRQDYRFAVLLIDLDGFKAINDSLGHAAGDQILEEAAMRLREILPAGDLVGRLAGDEFVAMTDCTALARDVHVLADRIVKTLARPFALSEALVHIGASVGVSLYPEHAKTGPQLLICADRALYAVKRSGKSAFAIFDAVRHASDESLSLLRSDLEGAMQSYSDLRMEYQPIVDLGNDTISGREALLRWTHPTRGELSPSAFIPTAERTGLILALGEWALLQSCTEAATWRDAVSVAVNVSPVQLREESFASTVALILARTGLPPARLNIEVTETVLLRDDTVTRRNVEKLRALGIGLALDDFGTGFSTMSTLVRFSFDKLKIDSSFVKESVHRRESAAVVRGIVALAREIGIPTTAEGIETQEQLNFVRVCGCTHAQGFLLGKPVRGEEIPHVEKRLAAHCADKV, encoded by the coding sequence ATGGCTTTCAGCGAACCAAGGTCTCCATTTTTCAAATGGCTGGTGTCCTCCGCTCAGAATCTGAGCGCCGACAACCGGCAAATATTGCTTGCCAACCTGTTCACTCGAACCGCATCGATTGTATTTGCGTCGATCTGCGAAATCAGTGTGTGCGCGACCGCCTACTATCTGTATCCAAGAGCCCTTTACGCGTGGTGGGGCAGCGCCGTGGCCGCGCTGCTGATTACGCGTCTCACGTTGATCCGGCAGTGCTGCCGGCGCAGCGCTCGCAACCTGCCGACTCCTACCTCAGCCTTTCTCTTCGCTAGCCTTCTCTGGGCTGCCTTATTTGGCTTTGGCACCTTTTTATGCAATACCAGCGGAAACCAGACGCTTTTTCTTCTCGGCAACGTTTGCGCGGTGGGTGTAATCGGTGGGCTAGCCGGACGCAATGCAGGCACACCTCGGTTGGTGCTTCTCCAGATTTCGTTCATTCTCGCGCTGTTGGGTTGGGGGGCGGCGCTTTCTCCCGGCTCCGGCAAGCTCGTGCTGCTATTTCAGGCGCCCTTTTGTGCGGCGGGTTTCTTTACCGTGGCATTGCGCAGCAATCGCGACACCGTTGCGTTACTGTTGGCGCGCGAAAGCAGTCATCGGCTCGCTCACCATGACAGTCTCACTGGCCTGCCCAACCGTGCGCGCATTACCGAGCTTCTGCTGGAGCGCACCGCGGCAGGCTCGTTACGGCAAGATTATCGATTCGCGGTGCTACTGATCGACCTCGACGGTTTCAAGGCGATCAATGACAGCCTGGGCCATGCCGCCGGTGATCAGATCCTTGAGGAGGCCGCGATGCGCTTGCGTGAAATCCTGCCGGCCGGCGATCTGGTCGGACGCCTGGCCGGCGACGAGTTCGTCGCCATGACCGACTGCACGGCGTTGGCCCGCGACGTCCATGTGTTGGCAGACCGTATCGTCAAAACGCTGGCGCGTCCTTTCGCATTGAGCGAGGCGTTGGTGCATATCGGCGCGAGCGTGGGCGTCTCGCTCTATCCGGAGCATGCAAAGACCGGGCCGCAATTGCTGATCTGCGCGGACCGCGCGTTGTACGCGGTCAAGCGCAGTGGCAAAAGCGCCTTCGCTATCTTCGATGCCGTCAGGCACGCATCCGACGAAAGTTTGAGCCTCCTGCGAAGCGATCTGGAAGGCGCGATGCAGTCTTATAGCGATTTGCGCATGGAGTACCAGCCGATTGTCGATCTCGGCAACGACACGATTTCCGGCCGCGAGGCACTGCTTCGCTGGACGCACCCGACTCGCGGCGAGCTTTCTCCGTCCGCCTTTATTCCCACCGCCGAACGTACGGGCCTGATCCTCGCACTCGGCGAGTGGGCCTTGCTGCAATCATGCACGGAAGCTGCCACCTGGCGTGATGCAGTGAGCGTCGCTGTGAATGTTTCGCCGGTGCAATTGCGGGAGGAATCGTTCGCCTCGACGGTCGCATTGATTCTTGCCAGGACGGGTTTGCCGCCGGCGCGTCTGAATATCGAAGTCACAGAAACGGTGTTGTTGCGCGACGATACCGTCACCCGGCGCAACGTCGAGAAGCTTCGCGCGTTGGGAATCGGTCTCGCGCTCGACGACTTCGGCACTGGCTTTTCAACCATGTCGACGCTCGTGCGCTTCTCATTCGACAAGCTCAAGATCGACAGTTCGTTCGTGAAGGAGTCCGTGCATCGGCGCGAATCCGCGGCCGTGGTTCGCGGGATTGTGGCTTTGGCACGGGAAATCGGCATACCAACCACGGCGGAAGGCATCGAAACGCAGGAACAGCTGAATTTTGTGCGCGTCTGCGGATGCACGCATGCCCAGGGTTTTCTTCTGGGCAAGCCAGTCCGGGGTGAGGAGATTCCGCACGTGGAGAAAAGGCTTGCCGCGCATTGCGCGGATAAGGTGTGA
- the alr gene encoding alanine racemase has translation MPRPIVAQIHPDAVSHNLSLVKQRAPRSRVWAVVKANAYGHGIDRVFPALAKADGIALLDLDEAVRVRELGWTKPILLLEGIFRPGDVPIAQQFDLSMAVHCREQLDLLRLSSSHERVNVQLKMNSGMNRLGFRPDAYRAAWEQARAFPAIADITLMSHFANADDGGVAWQMDRFDAVTHDLPGQRSLANSAAVLWHPQAHRDWVRPGVVLYGGSPTGQSRHIDDVGLRASMTLRSEVIGVQSLSAQETVGYGRAFAANREMRIGVVACGYADGYPRHASTGTPIAIDGVMTQVVGRVSMDMLTVDLSPCPHARIGSKVELWGDQVKIDDVAHASGTIGYELMCALAKRVPVEVA, from the coding sequence ATGCCACGCCCCATCGTTGCACAGATTCATCCTGACGCAGTCAGCCACAACCTCTCCCTCGTCAAGCAGAGAGCGCCCCGATCACGGGTCTGGGCCGTGGTCAAAGCCAACGCATACGGACACGGAATCGATCGCGTTTTCCCGGCACTCGCGAAGGCCGACGGTATCGCGCTGCTCGATCTCGACGAAGCGGTCCGTGTGCGTGAGTTGGGTTGGACCAAGCCGATTCTGCTTCTGGAAGGTATTTTCAGGCCAGGCGATGTGCCAATCGCCCAGCAGTTCGATCTGTCCATGGCCGTGCATTGCCGTGAGCAACTCGATCTGTTGCGCCTGTCGTCGTCGCATGAACGCGTCAATGTGCAGCTAAAGATGAACTCCGGGATGAATCGTCTTGGATTCCGGCCCGACGCATATCGGGCCGCGTGGGAACAGGCGAGGGCGTTTCCGGCCATTGCAGACATCACATTGATGAGCCATTTCGCAAATGCTGACGATGGCGGCGTGGCATGGCAGATGGATCGCTTCGATGCGGTGACTCACGACTTACCGGGCCAACGAAGTCTCGCGAACTCAGCGGCCGTTCTATGGCATCCCCAGGCGCATCGCGACTGGGTGCGCCCGGGTGTCGTGCTCTATGGCGGTTCACCCACCGGTCAGTCGCGCCACATTGACGACGTGGGCTTGCGCGCGTCGATGACGCTCAGGAGCGAAGTGATCGGTGTGCAGTCGTTGTCGGCGCAGGAAACAGTCGGTTATGGCCGCGCCTTCGCCGCAAATCGTGAAATGCGCATTGGCGTGGTCGCATGTGGCTATGCGGACGGCTATCCCCGGCACGCATCGACGGGTACGCCAATCGCGATCGACGGCGTCATGACGCAAGTGGTGGGCCGTGTTTCGATGGACATGCTCACCGTCGACCTGTCGCCGTGCCCGCATGCGCGGATCGGTTCAAAAGTCGAGCTATGGGGCGACCAGGTCAAGATCGATGACGTCGCTCACGCTTCGGGGACGATCGGGTACGAACTGATGTGCGCATTGGCAAAACGGGTGCCGGTAGAAGTCGCCTGA
- a CDS encoding bifunctional salicylyl-CoA 5-hydroxylase/oxidoreductase: MRIVCIGGGPAGLYFGLLMKGRNPAYDVTVVERNRPYDTFGWGVVFSDQTLGNLRAADAPSADAILDAFNHWDDIEINFRGRQIRSSGHGFCGIGRKRLLNILQARCEELGVKLVFETQVTEDTTYEADLIVACDGANSAIRQKHAATYKPAIDMRDCRFVWLGTKKLFDAFTFAFEETEFGWFQAHAYRFDDQTSTFIVETPERVWRAAGLDEMSKEDSIAFCEKLFAKYLDGNPLLSNAAHLRGSSQWIRFPRVINEEWVHWRGNADGTQTPIVLMGDAAHTAHFSIGSGTKLALEDSIELANSIGAHPGDLPAALKHYTDVRSIDVLRIQNAARNSTEWFEHVDRYTSFEPEQFAYSLLTRSQRISHENLRERDATYLSTFEDWLAHRSGIDRAPEKHSVPPMFTPFTLRGVTLKNRVVVSPMAQYSAVDGIAGDYHLMHLGARAMGGAALVMTEMTCVSPEARITPACPGMYAPEHLTAWKRIVDLVHRQSDAKIGIQLGHSGAKGSTRVSWEGIDQPLDEGNWPLVSASPQQYLSGVSQVSHEATRDELREIEAQFVRATQMSAEAGFDWLELHCAHGYFLSSFLSPLTNQRTDEYGGSLENRLRYPLQIFKAIRAVWPQNKPISVRISANDWVEGGTTPDDAVQIARAFKAAGADMIDVSSGQVSKQEKPVFGRMFQTPFADRVRNEAGIATIAVGAISEADHVNSIIAAGRADLCAIARPHLANPAWTLNEAAKIGYFDVTWPKPYTAAKSQLERNLERERAQAAANAGLSPQERAQRAEGTT, from the coding sequence ATGCGCATCGTCTGTATCGGCGGCGGACCAGCCGGGTTGTACTTCGGCTTGTTAATGAAGGGCCGGAACCCGGCGTATGACGTCACGGTGGTCGAGCGCAATCGCCCGTATGACACCTTCGGCTGGGGCGTGGTCTTCTCCGACCAGACGCTCGGCAACCTGCGCGCCGCCGACGCGCCGAGCGCGGACGCGATCCTCGACGCCTTCAATCACTGGGACGACATCGAGATCAATTTTCGCGGCAGGCAGATTCGTTCGTCGGGCCACGGCTTCTGCGGCATCGGCAGAAAACGTCTGCTGAATATCCTGCAGGCGCGCTGCGAAGAGTTGGGCGTCAAGCTGGTGTTCGAAACCCAGGTCACGGAAGACACCACCTACGAAGCCGACCTGATCGTCGCCTGTGACGGCGCCAACAGCGCAATCCGTCAGAAGCACGCCGCCACCTACAAGCCCGCGATCGACATGCGCGATTGCCGCTTCGTCTGGCTCGGCACCAAGAAGCTCTTCGACGCCTTCACGTTCGCCTTCGAAGAAACCGAGTTCGGCTGGTTCCAGGCCCACGCTTATCGCTTCGACGATCAGACTTCCACGTTCATTGTGGAAACACCGGAGCGCGTGTGGCGCGCCGCCGGTCTCGACGAAATGAGCAAGGAGGACAGCATCGCGTTCTGCGAGAAGCTGTTCGCCAAGTACCTGGACGGCAACCCGCTGCTATCGAACGCCGCGCATTTGCGCGGGTCCTCGCAGTGGATTCGCTTCCCGCGCGTCATCAACGAGGAATGGGTGCATTGGCGCGGCAACGCCGATGGCACGCAAACACCGATCGTACTGATGGGCGACGCGGCGCACACCGCACACTTTTCGATCGGCTCGGGCACCAAGCTGGCGCTCGAAGATTCGATCGAACTCGCCAACAGCATCGGCGCGCATCCCGGTGACTTACCCGCTGCGTTGAAGCACTACACGGACGTCCGCAGCATCGACGTATTGCGCATCCAGAACGCCGCGCGCAATTCGACGGAGTGGTTCGAGCATGTCGATCGCTATACGTCGTTCGAACCGGAACAGTTCGCGTATTCGCTGCTGACTCGCTCGCAGCGCATTTCGCACGAGAATTTGCGGGAGCGTGACGCAACCTATCTCTCAACATTCGAAGACTGGCTCGCACACCGTTCAGGCATTGACCGCGCGCCTGAAAAGCACTCCGTTCCGCCGATGTTCACGCCCTTCACGTTGCGTGGCGTCACGCTGAAAAACCGCGTGGTGGTCTCGCCGATGGCGCAATACTCCGCTGTCGACGGGATCGCCGGTGACTATCACCTGATGCATCTCGGTGCCCGCGCCATGGGCGGGGCCGCGCTGGTCATGACGGAAATGACCTGCGTATCGCCCGAAGCGCGCATCACGCCCGCCTGTCCCGGCATGTACGCGCCGGAACATCTCACGGCATGGAAGCGTATCGTCGATCTCGTGCACCGTCAGTCGGACGCGAAGATCGGCATTCAGCTGGGGCACTCCGGCGCGAAAGGCTCGACACGTGTCTCGTGGGAAGGCATCGACCAGCCGCTTGACGAAGGCAACTGGCCGCTCGTGTCCGCTTCGCCACAACAATACTTGAGCGGCGTCAGTCAGGTTTCGCACGAAGCCACTCGGGACGAACTGCGCGAAATCGAAGCGCAGTTCGTGCGCGCCACGCAAATGTCCGCAGAGGCGGGCTTCGATTGGCTCGAACTGCACTGCGCACATGGCTATTTTCTCTCCAGCTTCCTCTCTCCGTTGACCAACCAACGCACGGACGAATACGGCGGCTCGCTCGAAAACCGTCTGCGCTACCCATTGCAGATCTTCAAGGCAATCCGCGCAGTCTGGCCGCAAAACAAACCGATTTCCGTGCGTATTTCCGCTAACGATTGGGTGGAAGGCGGCACCACGCCTGACGACGCCGTGCAAATTGCCCGTGCCTTCAAAGCGGCCGGCGCCGACATGATCGACGTCTCGTCGGGCCAGGTCAGCAAGCAGGAAAAGCCCGTGTTTGGCCGCATGTTCCAGACGCCATTCGCCGACCGTGTGCGCAACGAAGCCGGTATCGCAACGATCGCTGTTGGCGCGATCTCGGAAGCGGACCACGTGAACAGCATCATCGCGGCGGGCCGTGCCGATCTCTGCGCGATTGCGCGCCCGCATCTGGCCAATCCGGCGTGGACATTGAATGAAGCCGCAAAAATCGGTTATTTCGACGTGACGTGGCCGAAGCCTTACACGGCAGCGAAGTCGCAACTCGAACGCAATCTGGAACGTGAACGCGCTCAAGCTGCGGCGAACGCCGGCCTATCACCACAAGAACGCGCGCAACGCGCAGAAGGAACCACGTGA
- a CDS encoding SDR family NAD(P)-dependent oxidoreductase produces the protein MNTSTRTLAGQHAVVTGGGSGIGAAVAEALLRTGARVTLMGRNAQRLDAQREKFNGLGEVACISVDVTSEESVEKAFAQAGAIDILVNNAGQAQAAPFAHTDMALWQRMLDVNLTGVFLGTRAVLPGMLERGHGRIVNVASTAGQIGYAYVAAYCAAKHGVIGLTRSLALEVAPKGVTVNAVCPGYTETELLHASLEQITSKTSRTEQQARETLLRSNPQRRFVSPEQVANAVLWLCQPGSDAITGQSISISGGEVM, from the coding sequence GTGAACACATCCACTAGAACGCTCGCAGGACAGCACGCTGTCGTCACAGGCGGCGGCAGCGGCATCGGCGCAGCGGTGGCCGAAGCGCTGTTGCGCACCGGTGCCCGAGTCACCTTGATGGGGCGCAACGCACAACGTCTCGATGCGCAGCGGGAAAAATTCAACGGGCTCGGCGAGGTCGCCTGCATCAGCGTCGACGTCACAAGCGAAGAGTCGGTCGAGAAGGCATTCGCACAAGCCGGCGCAATCGACATCCTCGTCAATAACGCCGGCCAGGCGCAAGCCGCGCCCTTCGCTCACACCGACATGGCGCTCTGGCAGCGCATGCTCGACGTGAACCTCACCGGGGTGTTCCTCGGCACGCGCGCCGTGTTACCCGGCATGCTCGAACGCGGCCACGGCCGCATCGTCAATGTCGCGAGCACCGCGGGGCAAATCGGCTACGCCTACGTCGCGGCGTACTGCGCGGCTAAACACGGTGTAATCGGCCTGACACGCTCGCTCGCACTGGAAGTCGCGCCGAAAGGCGTCACCGTCAATGCAGTATGTCCCGGCTACACGGAGACCGAGCTGCTGCACGCGTCGCTCGAACAGATCACCAGCAAGACCTCGCGCACCGAACAGCAGGCGCGCGAAACCTTGCTTCGCTCGAATCCGCAACGTCGCTTCGTCAGCCCGGAGCAAGTCGCCAACGCCGTGCTTTGGCTCTGCCAACCCGGCTCGGACGCGATTACGGGCCAGTCCATTTCCATCTCCGGGGGAGAGGTAATGTGA